The Planctellipticum variicoloris DNA window GGGCTGCTGGGATGCCTGCAGGCCCTGCACTTTTACGTGGCGGAGCTGCTGCAGCGGCGACTGTTCGCCCGCACGGTCGCCGATCTGGCCTGGCGATTGCCGAGAGTCCGGGCGGACGTGTGGCATCACCACGACGGCCCGGAGCTGGTCAACCGTTTTCTGGAGATCGCGACGATCCAGAAAGTCATCTCCAACCTGGCGGTGGACGGGCTGATGGTCGTCTTGACGACGTTCGTCGGCATGGCGTTGATGGCGTTCTACCATCCGTATCTGCTCGGCTATGACATTCTGTTGATCGTGCTGCTGGTCGTGGTGCTGTTTCTGATGGGCCGCGGGGCCATCCGAACGTCGATTGCCGAGTCGCTCGGCAAGTACAAGGTCCTCGGATGGCTCGAACAACTGCTGCGAAGTCGGCCGGTCTTTCAGTCCATCGAAGGTCGGGACTGGGCGTGGCAACGGGCCGACGCGCTGTGCGGGGAGTATCTGGCGGCGCGGGCTCAGCACTTCCGAATTCTGCTCCGGCAGATCGTTTCCATTCTGGTGCTGCAGGCGCTGGCGGCGACGGGACTTCTCTCGCTGGGGGGCTATCTCGTCCTCAACGAGCAATTGACGCTCGGTCAACTGGTCGCCGCCGAGCTGATTGTCGCGGCGATTATCGGTTCGTTTGCAAAACTGGGAAAACACCTGGAGGGCTGGTACGACCTGATGGCGGCGCTCGACAAGCTGGGGCACCTGTTCGACCTGCCCATGGAGCCTTCGATGGGCCTGGCGGTCCCTGCCGAGGGTGGTCCGCTCTCTCTGCGGATTCGCAATCCGCCCGGGACCGCCGCCGTCAGCCTGCCGGCGGGAGCCTGCATTGCGATTGTCGAGCCGAACGAAGCGGTTCGGTTGCGCTGGCGACAGCGGTTTGAGGGGAACATCGAATCGCATGGCGACGACATCGAACTGGATGGCATTCCGATCGGCGACCTGCGACGCGAGACATTGCGATCGCGCATTGCGATTGTCGGAGATTCCTCGCTGGTCGCCGACACGATCGCGATCAACGTCCACCTGCACCGGGCCGGCGTTTCCGACCAGGACGTTGTCGAATCGCTGATCCGCGTGGGATTGCGGGACCGCATCGATTCGCTCGAGGATCGGCTGGAAACGGTCGTGGTACCGGAAGGGTGGCCATTGAGACCTCTCGAAATTCGCAAGCTGATGCTGGCGCGAGCCCTGGCGGGGCGGCCCAGACTGATTGTCATTGATTCCTGGATCGACTTGTTGCCGCCTGCCGAGCAGAAAGAGATCCTGGCCGCCTTGCAAGCGCCGTCCCGGACCTGGACGTCGGTGGTGTTGACGGTCGGCGACGTCGCCGATCAATGCACGCATCGTCTGTCCGGAGGGGTGCTGCAGTCGTCGGCCGTCGCGTCGTCGAGAAAGGACTGAGCAGGTTGAGGGCGCCGCTCCGCTGCTTGTTTGCAGGAATGTTTTCATGACGACCATCCCTCCTTTGTCGACGCGGGCGATTCAGTCGCCCGAGCTGGCGTCGCTGCAGCTTGCCCGCACATCGCGCTGGCTGCACCGGCTGGCAAAGATTTTGTGCCTGCTGTTGCCGGTGTCGCTGGCTTCGCTCGTTCTGGTTCCCTGGCAGCAGTCGGTGCTGGGAACCGGTCGAGTGATCACGTACGACCCGATCCATCGGACGCAGGAGGTCGACGCCCCGATCAGCGGACGGATCGTCAATATTCGCGAAGGTCTGGTCGAAGGGACGCGAGTCCACAAAGGAGACCTGCTCATGGAGATCGAAGTGATCGATCCCATGTTGAGGTTTCAGCTCGACGAGCAGATGGCGGCGACTCGGCGGAAACTTGAGACCGAGAAAACGATCGTGGAGGCCTACGCTCAGCAGGTCGAGGCGGCGATGACCATTCGCGACCTGACGATCGCGTCTCAGGACGGATATGTGAAGAGTACGCGCGAGAAATTGCAGGCCGAAGAGCAGAAAGTGATTCAGGCCGAGGCGGCGTACGACCAGGCGGAGAAGGACCGCCTGAGGCGCAAGGAGCTGTTCGAGAAGAAGGTCGAATCGCGGTACGAATGGGAACTTTCGGAGAGGAAGGCGGCGGAGGAGCAGGCGAAACTGAAGCAGTCGCGGTTTCTGCTGGAATCGGCCCGGACCGAGCTGTCGGCCAAGATGGCCGAGCGGGATTACAAAATTCGCGAGGCCGACGCGAAAATCGACTCCGTTCGGGCCATTTATGAGAAATCCAAGGGAGATGTCGCCAGTAGCGAAAAGGAGATCGCCGATATCAAGGGAAAGCAGACGCTGCAGGTTCAAGCTGTCACGGCGCCGATCGATGGCTTTGTCTTGCGTTTGATGGGATTTCAGGGGGGAACGATCGTCTCGGCGGGGCGACCGCTGCTGGAACTTGTGCCGGCGACC harbors:
- a CDS encoding ABC transporter ATP-binding protein → MLTETVSQSPAPQSAEVLEDLRTALVSLSWAAGRPCEPLAAGRVVAEAVIAVGASMRAHWSYWLLEAGRELDLRLRIADLRWHEVISLARYGATIVTSREESAPGTPTILVLHSERGRLRISRLQKGVHQKRRARSRDVARDADAFVRCVIYEPALTVGESHHHLRPFQRLLVLLKPERRDLGVALAIAACAGILSLSVPIAAQQLVRAVTFGSLYQPVIVLSLMMLALLGLLGCLQALHFYVAELLQRRLFARTVADLAWRLPRVRADVWHHHDGPELVNRFLEIATIQKVISNLAVDGLMVVLTTFVGMALMAFYHPYLLGYDILLIVLLVVVLFLMGRGAIRTSIAESLGKYKVLGWLEQLLRSRPVFQSIEGRDWAWQRADALCGEYLAARAQHFRILLRQIVSILVLQALAATGLLSLGGYLVLNEQLTLGQLVAAELIVAAIIGSFAKLGKHLEGWYDLMAALDKLGHLFDLPMEPSMGLAVPAEGGPLSLRIRNPPGTAAVSLPAGACIAIVEPNEAVRLRWRQRFEGNIESHGDDIELDGIPIGDLRRETLRSRIAIVGDSSLVADTIAINVHLHRAGVSDQDVVESLIRVGLRDRIDSLEDRLETVVVPEGWPLRPLEIRKLMLARALAGRPRLIVIDSWIDLLPPAEQKEILAALQAPSRTWTSVVLTVGDVADQCTHRLSGGVLQSSAVASSRKD
- a CDS encoding HlyD family secretion protein, producing MTTIPPLSTRAIQSPELASLQLARTSRWLHRLAKILCLLLPVSLASLVLVPWQQSVLGTGRVITYDPIHRTQEVDAPISGRIVNIREGLVEGTRVHKGDLLMEIEVIDPMLRFQLDEQMAATRRKLETEKTIVEAYAQQVEAAMTIRDLTIASQDGYVKSTREKLQAEEQKVIQAEAAYDQAEKDRLRRKELFEKKVESRYEWELSERKAAEEQAKLKQSRFLLESARTELSAKMAERDYKIREADAKIDSVRAIYEKSKGDVASSEKEIADIKGKQTLQVQAVTAPIDGFVLRLMGFQGGTIVSAGRPLLELVPATIDRAVEIKIHGNDVPLAASRNADGTARKVRLQFEGWPAVQFSGWPSVAVGTFGGRIAVVDSTDDGMGKFRVLVLPDPDDPHEWPTSEVLRQGVRVNGWVLLDKVLLGQELWRQLNGFPPVVSSTEQAKFKEDKLLRGKK